Part of the Novosphingobium sp. ZN18A2 genome, CGCATCATCGCAGGGTGGCGTTTCGCAACCCAGCCCAGCGTGAAGAACGTGCCCTTCACGCCTGCATTGGCGAACATTTCCAGAATGGCGGAACAATTGGCTTCCACGCGGGGGACCAGCCCGTCCCAGTCGCCACGCTCGATCACTTTTTCGAACGCGCCGACCTGGAACCAGTCCTCAACATCGACGGACAGACCGTTCACGGGCAGTCCATTGACAGGCGGCCCCGGTTCCGTGGCCCGATGTTCCGTGGCCCGATCGGCCTTCATCGCGCGCTCCCTTGCCGCTGTCAGGCTGCGGCCCGCTGCGGGTCTTCACCCTCGAACCATTCGATCAGCATCGTCAGCGTGTGGCGCAGCATCTGCTCCTGTTCATCCACCCGCGCTTCGAGAGAGGCGATGCGCCGGGCGGCCTCGCCCAGGGCTTCCAGGATCTCGTCGTCGTCCGGGCGGTCCGCCGCGTTGGCCGTGCCCTTCATCTCGGCAAGCTCGATCACCGCCTGCTGCAACTCGCTGATCTGCTCGTCCCGGCTGGCAAGTGCCTCCTCGATCGCGGCGCGGCCGGCTTCGACCGTTTGCACCGGTGCGCCATCCGCGACATCCATTTCGGCCAGGACCCGCGCCGCCTCCGGTTCTTCAGGCGCCGTCGGCGCATCGGCCGACATGTCCGCTAGGACGGCCGCCAGCATTTCACGGTCAAGGTGCGCGCTGTTCTCAATCTCGCCCATCAGCAGAAGACGGTTCACGATCTGGTTGATCCGGCGTGGAATTCCGGCGCTGGCGTCGGACAGGTCATCGAACAGCGCCCGGTCGAACGAAGGCCGCTCCCCGTCCCAGCCCACACAGCGCAGGCGGTGCTCCACATAGGCGCCCACCTCGGCCGCATCCATGCCGGTAAGGTGATGGTTCGCGATCACGCGCTGGCGCAACTGCTCAAGGTCGGGACTGGTGCGCAGGTGCTCGCGAAATTCGGGCTGGCCCAGCAAGAGCAATTGCAGCAGCGGATGCGCGCCAAGCTGGAAGTTCGAAAGCATCCGCAGCTCTTCCAGCGCACCGAACGAAAGGTTCTGCGCTTCGTCCACAACCAGCAGGCAGCGCCGCCCGGCACGCGCTTCTTCCTGCAGGAAGGCTTCGATTGTCGCCAGCGCCGCCGCCTTGTCATGCCCGGCAACGTCAAGCCCGAAGGCATGGGCGGCAACGTGGATCAGTTCTTCGCCGTCCAGCGCGCTCGTCACGATCCGGGCGATGGTCAGCCGCTGCCGGTCCACCGTTGCCATCAGGTGCGCGGCGAGCGTGGACTTGCCCGCGCCGACCTCGCCGGTGATGACGATGAAGCCCTCGCCCTGCGCAAGGCCATATCCCAGGTAGGACAAGGCCTTCCTGTGCGTGTTGCTTTCGAAATAGAACTCCGGGTCCGGCGTCAGCTGGAACGGGCGTCCTGAAAAGCCATAGAAGTCGTCGTACATCGAATGCGCTCCAGGCCTAGAAGTTGTACCGCAGGCCAAGCAGGGCCGAACCATAGAGCTCGTCCTGCACAACCCTGCGGTCCACGCCGTCCACGCCCACCGCCGCTGTCGCGATGAGCCTGTCGGTCAGGTTGCGGAAATAGGATGCGTTGGCGCCGACAACGGTCGCGTCGCCCAGCGAGGATTGCCCGCTTTTGAACCAGTTCGCATAAAGCGAGGTCGAAAAGCTCGATACGCGGTCGATCGGCCCGCTCAGCCCCGCGTTGACATACCAGCTTTCGTCCACGGTGCCGTTCGCTACCGCCAGTACGGTGCCCGGCGCGGCAATGTATTTGCGGTGATTGTAGCCCACGCCGATGCCCACGCGCATCCGGCCGACACGGTGGCCATAGGTCGCGCTGACGCCGCGCGCGCGGAATACCGATCCCGCAAGAGACGAAAGCGCACCGTTCACGCAGGAACCGCCGGTGGAACCGATGGCGCAGCCGTCGATATTCCCGTTGAACGGATCGCGCGAAACCTCGAAGTCGGTCGGCAGGGCGCGAATGGCGTTGCCAACCTGGCCGCCGAAGCCCGAAATCCCGTCATATACCGCCACGTTCAGCGAACTGCGGCTGTCGGGAATATAGCTGAGGCTGCCCCAATAGGTGGTCGTGCCATAACGGCGGCCGACATAGGCCTGCAGCGCCGTGCGGCGGCTTGGCCGCCAGACCACGCCCGCATCCCAGATCAGGCCGCTGGTGTCATAGGCGATCACACGGGGCGCGGACCCATCGGTAACATAGCGCCCGTCCGCCCCGATCACAGGATTGCCGTTCGCATCGCGCACCGCATCGCGGGACGATACCTGCACGTCTTCGTAACCGATCCCCGCAACGACGGCGAAATCGTAGGTAAGCGGAACGGTCATGTCGGCGCGCGCGTGGAAATCCGTAACCCTTTGGTCGAGGTTCGAGATATCCTCGCGATTATATCCGGCGGTACCCGTCAGTCCCACCGGAAGCACCGTGCCCGGCCGGACGCCAGCGGAGAGCTGCGCGCTCTGCGTAACCGAGTGGTCGAAGATGTCGACCGGCGCCTGCCCTTGGGCGACCTGCACGTGGGGAGAGCCGACCTTGGTATAGCCCGCCATGTACGATCCGTTGATCGCCACGTCTCCGGCGTGCGTCGTCAGCGATGGCCCGGCATAGGCCGACCACACCTGACTTACCGCGTCATTCACCGCGACAGGGTTCAGCGTGCCCGCACCCGACGCCTCAACCCGCGTGCGCGCGGCCATGCCGCCCGCCTCGATCGAGAGCGTGCGCGGGACCACATCGTGCCGGACGCGGGCAAGGCCCGATACGGTATCGCTGTCGGCCAGGTTGCCGCTTTCGCCAAACCGGCGTTCATAGCGCACCGAAACCGCGCCTTCGGTGTTGCGGCCGGAAATCGACGCATCGGCCCCCGCCGCAACACTCGTGTAGGTCAGAACGTCACCGCCATGCTTCAGGTCGGTGGTAAGGTTCTGCGTCACCTCAAGATAGGGCGTGACCGTGGTCCGCGCGCCCGATGCGCCGATGGCCCCACCGTGCCCCGCCTCGCGCGCCGTGCGCTCCGCCCCGGCAGAAGAAGAGGCTCCGCCGCCAAGGTCGTATTCAAGTTGCTGCGCAAAAGCCGAAAGCGGCGCCAGGACGGCAAGCGCGGCCCCGGCCAGCACCGCGTGGCGCGCCAGAGATGCGATGGTCCTCATTCCTTGTATCCGTAATACGAACCGAAGCGCCGCCCGGTGGGCGAGAACTTGGTGCAATTGAGAAGAAGCTTGATGTCCTCGCAGCCCGACAGGATGCCGAGCGCATCGCGCAGCGCGGCCTCTCCGGTGCGGTCGGCCCGCACCACCATCACCGCCTGGCCCACGTGCATGGCAAGTTCCGACGCGGGGGACGCGGCCAGCGCGGGCGGCGAATCGAAGATCATGATGCGGTTGGGCGCCTGCGCGCTTAACCGGTCGAGCACGATTTCTGTGCGCGAGGACGCAAGGAATTCCGTGTCCGAACCGGTCGAATTGCCTGCGGGCAGAACCCAGAGGCCCGGAATATCGGTGCCCAGTATGCAATCCTCTACCGCGATGCAGGGATCGGCCAGCGCATCCATGAAGCCCGGACCGCCGGGCAGGCCCAGCGTGGACAGAACCGATGGCTTGGCGAAATCGGCATCCACCAGCAGGACTTGCGTGTCCTTTTCCGCCGCCATCGAGAGGGCGAGGTTTACCGAACAGAACGTCTTGCCCTCTCCCGCATGGGCGGAGCAGACAAGGATGCGTTCGCCGCGGTCCGGGCCGATCCCGGCGCGCGATTCCGCCGCCGCCAGAAGCAGTTGGCGCTTCACGATGCGGAACTCTTCCAGCACGCCCGTTACCTGGCCTTCGGGCTCTATCAGGCATTGTTCGCGCAAGTGCAGCCGGTCGACCGGGTGGTAGGGGCCGGAAAACGGCCGCAAGGGCGGATCGAACGTTTTTTCGTCGGCGGCGGTCACGTCTGCCGGGACGGTCGGCACGTCCCCGACTTGCGCTTGCGTCGGTGCAGGTTGCGCCGGTTCGGCAGGTGCCGGGCTTGCGGGCGCGCGGCGCTGCAATTCGGGCGGCAGGTGCGGGCGCTGGATCGCCGAAAGGTCTATCCCTTTCGATGCGCGTTCGATCAGGGAAGCGCGTTCGCCGGGCAGCGGGATTCTGGAGTGTTCGGTCATTCGCCTCGCCCCCTCACGCAACCATGCCGCGTTTCATGAATTCAAGCGCGAGCAGCAGGACGAAAACGCCCGCCAGCCCCGCGGTGCCCCCGGCAAACCACTTGAGGTGCTTCACCCGCTGCGCGCGCGCCGCGCGGGTCAGCGATTCCGAAACCTGGCCGAGCACCTGCAACCCCGTCGCGCGCTCAAGCTGCCCGGTGGTCGCGAAGGTCGACCGCGCCTGCCCCAGGGCAAAGGCCGCGCCGCCGCCCGCGCCAAGGCCGATCACCAGCACCAGAGCCAGCAGAAGCGGGCGGTCCGGCGCAACAGGCGTGCGCGGGGTGGTGGGCGGATCGATCACGTCGAACTTCACCGCATCGCGCTCGTTCTCCACCTGCCCGCGCAAGCGCAACGCTTCCCGGTCGCGAAGCAGCTTGTCGTACTGGTCTTTCAGAACCGAATAGTCGCGGTTGATGCGCGCGGCCTCTGCCGCAACGGCGGGTTCGGAATATTGCTTGGCTTCCATCGACGCGATGTCCTGCTGGAGCGTCTGCTTGCGCGCCGAAAGCGCCGCCACGCTGGCTTCGCGGTCCGCCTTGATCGATTGCAGCGAGGTATAGGCCGGGTTCGGCGTGCCGTAGGTCCGGTTGCCTTCCGCGGCGACCTGCTTCTTCAGGCTTCCGATCTGGGCCTTGAGCGCGACGACATCGGGGTGATCGTCCGTCAGACCGCGCGCCTTGTCGGCAAGAAGTTGCGACTGGGCCTGCGCCAGCGCCCCGGCAGGGCCGCCCTGCGCGCCCGGCGTTACGATGGTTTGCGGTGTTCCGGCGATCTGCCCGTTGATCGAGGCGAGCGCGCTTTGCGCCGCGACAAGGTTCGCTTCCACTTCGGTAAGCTGCGACCGCGAGGTTTCGAGCCGGGCCGAAAGGCTGCCGGTGCCGGGAAGAAGGTCCGAATTCTTGGCTTCAAAGGCTTCGCGCTTCTGTTCGGCCGCCTCCAGGTCTTTCTGACGGTCCGCCAGCTGCTGGTCCATGAACGAAAGCGTGCTGTTCATCTCGCCGCGCCCGCCCGACAGGTTCTCCTCGCGGAAGATGTCGATCATCTTCTGGACGATGTCCTGCGCCAGCTTTGCGTTCTGCACATCGCCGAACTGGCCGTATCCGGCGGTCGCGGTGATTTCGAACAGGTTGTCCTGCTGGCTGACCACCTTGATCTGCTTGGCCAGGCCCTGGACCGCGGATTCCATCTGCTTGTCATTGGTGATCGTATCGCCAAGGCGCGTGCCCCGGATCACCTTTTCAAGGTTGACCGAACTCGTCAGCGTCTGGCGCACACGATCGATATCGCGGCGGCGGTCCCCTTGCGAAATGCCGATCTGGTCCGCCAGCACGTTGTCGATCTGGACGAAGATGCGCGCTTTCGATTCATAGCTGTTGGGAACCAGCGCCACTGCCGCCCAGCCCAGCAGGCAGACGATCCAGGCAATCGCCAGCGCAAGCCAGCGTCGTTGCCAGATCCCGTGCAGCGCGATGCGCACTTCCTCATAGATGCCGTTCATCGGTCGTATCGTCCCTGCGCCGGCCCGATCAGAACATGCTTTCGGGGATGATGATCACGTCGCCCGGCTGAAGCAGCACGTTCGCCTTGCTGTCGCCCTTGCGCAGCAGGTCCGAGATGCGGACGTTGTATTCCTTCTGTTTTCCGGTCGTCTTGTCGAAGCGGATCAGCCGCGCCTTGTTGCCCGCCGCGTATTCCGACAGCCCGCCCACCGCGATCATCGCGTCGAGCAGCGTCATGTTGGCGCGGTAGGGGATCGACGCGGGCTTTTCCGTCGCGCCAACGATGCGAACCTGCTGGCTGAACGTGCCCGCGAACTTGTCGACAATGACGGAAACGATCGGCTGTTCGATATACTGCGAAAGCTGAAGCTTGATGTCTTCGGCCAGCATGGACGGCGTCTTGCCCACGGCGGGCATGTCCGTGATCAGCGGCGTGGTGATCCGCCCGTCGGGCCGGACCTGCACCTTCGCGCCCAGTTCGGGGTTGCGCCACACGAAGATCGTCAACTCGTCAAGCGGGCCGATCCTGTATTCCTCGCCCGGCTGTTCCTGCATCGAAACGAAGGAAGCCGGAGGCAATTCCGGGGCCGACCCCATCCCGGCACATCCCGAAAGTGCAAGGCTCAACGTGGCCGTTCCGGCAAGCAGTTTCGGGAATCGCGCGTTCATCGCCATTTTACGTCCTTTGTCGCGTTGGCGCCCCTCCGCCGGCCGGCCGGAAATGCGGGACACCACCATTGGGCCCGGCTATCGCGAAAAAGGGTGAAGATACCGTTAGCCTTGTTGCGCAACCGATTGCGCAACAAGGCCGTTTGCGCGCTTGTCCCGCATCGGGACGGCGCGCGCGCAAGGTATTAATCAGACAAGGATTTCAGCTGCAGGCCCTTGGCCAAGGAACATGGCCGGACTGGCGCTGGCGCCATAGGCCCCGGCGCAGAACACCGCCACCAGATCTCCCACCTCGGCACGCGGGAAACCGGCCTTGTCGGCCAGCCGGTCAAGCGGGGTGCAAAGGCACCCAACGACATTGGCCTCTTCCTCTACCGGCGCATCGAAGCGCGTGGCGATGGCGACCGGATAATTGCGGCGCACGACGGTGCCGAAATTGCCGCTGGCGGCAAGCTGGTGATGCAATCCGCCATCGGTGACGAGATAGGTTTCGCCGTGGCTCACCTTGCGGTCCACGATGCGGCAAAGATAGACGCCCGCCTCTCCGGCGATATAGCGGCCCAGCTCTATGCAGAATTGCGTTTCCCGCAATATTTCAGGAAGATCGGCCAGCTTTCTTGAAAGCGCATCACCGACCGCCGCGATATCCAGTGGCTCGTCGCCGGGGAAATACGGGATGCCGAATCCGCCACCCAGGTTGCAATGCGGCAGAGGGGCGCCGCTCGCCACGGCAAGGTCTGCGGCAAGCGTCAGCGTCTGGGCCTGCGTATCGATGATCGCTTCGGCCGAAAGCGCCTGGCTTCCCGCGAATATATGGAACCCCCGCCATTCGGCGCCGGATGCGATGATATCGCGGGCGAGCGCCGGCACGCGTTCCGCATCGATGCCGAACGGCTTGGCCCCGCCGCCCATCTTCATGCCCGATCCCTTCAGATCGAACGAGGGGTTAACCCTGATCGCAAGGCGCGGCGCGATACCCAGACGCTCACCAATCGCCAGCGCGCGCGCCGCCTCTCCTTCGGATTCAAGGTTCAGCGTAACCCCGCGCGAAATCGCGGCCTCAAGTTCCGCGTCGCGCTTTCCCGGCCCGGCAAAGCTGATACGCCGCGGATCGATACCCGCCGCGCCCGCCATCTCCAGTTCTCCGCCCGATGCGATATCAAAGCCGTCGACAAGCGGCGCAAGGTGTTCCAGCACCGGCCCGAACGGGTTCGCCTTTACCGCATAATGCAGGGCAAGCCGTTCGGGCATGGCGGCGCGAAGCTGTGCGATGCGGTGCGTAAGCAGGTTGCGCGAATAGATGAACAGCGGCGTTCGCCCCGCTATTTCAACCAGTTCGGATGCTTTCTTGCCGCCGATTGCCAATTCGCCGTCAAGCGCGGCGTACCCTGCGGGAATGGGGCCAATCGGCTTCATGCGTTCACCTGTTCGCGCAGTTGCGCGGCAAGCGCCACGCGATCGATCTTGCCATTGGGGCCGATCGGCATCGCCTGCCGCCAATGGACCATCCGGGGCACCATGAAGTTGGGGAGCATCCTGGTAAGCGCGGGAACCAGCCCGGCTTCGGCTTTCGCGGGATCGCCCGATGCCCGCGCCACAAGGTGGATCGCCTGCCCCAGCGCCGGATCGGCAACGCCGATTGCCACGGCTTCTGCAACCAATCCGGTCGCGACGGCGGCATCCTCCACCTCCTGCGGGCTGACGCGGTTGCCCGATGTCTTGATCATCGCGTCACGCCGGCCCACGAAATAAAGCAGGCCGTCGCCATCGCGGCGAACCCTGTCGCCCGACCACACGGCCAGACCGCCATGGCGCGACCAGGGGGGCGCGGGCCTGAACCGTTCGGCGGTCCGCTCTGCATCCTGCCAGTATCCCTGCGCGACCAGTGGGCCGGCATGGACAAGTTCCCCCTCCTCACCCGGCGCGGCCTCTTTCCCGCTGTCCGCAACCACCATGATTTCCGCAAAGGGTATGGCCTTGCCGATGGACGTGGGATGCGTGTCGACCAGCGAGGGATCGAGATAGGTTGACCGGAACGCCTCTGTCAGGCCGTACATCGGATAAAGATCCGCCGCCGGAAACAACGTGCGCAGTGCGCGGACCAGATCCGGCGTCAGCGCCCCCCCGCTGTTCGTCAGCCGCCGCAACGACCCGGCGGCGTCCTGCGGCCAGTCCTGCTCGACCAGTTGCACCCAAAGCGGCGGAACGGCGGCCAGCGTTGTGATCGCGTGTTTCGCCACCGCCTTCACCACGTCACGCGGCATCAGGTAATCGAGCGGGACGACCGCGCCGCCCGCATACCACGTCGAAAGAAGCTGGTTCTGCCCGTAGTCGAAAGCGAAAGGCAGCACCGCCAGCGTCCTGTCATGCGGCCCCACACCCAGATAGCCCGCGACGCTTGCCGCGCCCAGCCACAGGTTCGCGTTGCTGAGCATCACGCCCTTGGGCCGCCCGGTGGAACCGCTGGTATAAAGGATCGCGGCAAGCCGGTCGGCGGTCTCACCCGAAGGTGGCAGGATTTCGGTTGCCGCGTCGACGGCATTGCGCGCCTCGCCTTCCTCCACAACGATTGCCTGTGCGGCGTCCCCCGCTTCAAGCGTTGCAAGCCGTGCCTTGTTGGAAACCAGCATCGCCGCGCCGCAATCACCAATGATATGCGCGACTTGCGCGCGTTTCAGCAAGGGATTTACCGGCACGTGGACCAGTCCCGCCCGCACGGCGGCCAGCGGCATCAGGCAGGCGATCTCCGTCTTGGGCAGCCAGGTCGCGATCCGGGCGCCGGGATCGGGCACTTGCGCGCACAGCCACGCCGCCAGCGCGCCTATACGCCGGTTTAACTCCTTGTAGCTTAACACCCTGTCGCGCAGGACCAATGCGTCCGCATCGGGATCGCCGCGCAAGGCAAGGTGATCAAGCGGAAGCACTGTCGGTTCGGGGTCGGCGGACAAGGCGGCTCTCGAATGGTGAAGCGAAGGGGTAAACGGGTTTGAACGGGATCGTCTATCACGCCGATCTTAATGAAGCGCAACGCCGCAATGGCCTTTGCCCGACCGGAAGCTCTCCGTTTGAGCGGCTGGAGTGGTTCGCGCTTCTCTCGCGCGAATGCCTTGCCGCACATCCCCCGTTGCTCGCCATCGCCCGCGACGGAGAGCGGTGGGCCGCCCTTCCCCTGATGGAAACCGGCGCGCGGCAACTGTCCGGCCTGGCGAACTGGTACAGCTTCTTCCTGCGCCCGCTTGGCGACCGTTCGCTTCTGCCCGCAATCGCGCGCGACCTTGCATCGCGGGCCGATCGCATAACGCTGGCGCCCTTGCCGCAGGACGATGCGAACGCCCTTGCCAGCGCGTTCGGCCATGCCGGATGGTTCGCGCAACTGGAACCGTGCGACAGCAACCATTTCCTGGACATTGGCGGGCGCACATTCGACGAATACTGGGCGTCCCGGCCCGGACGGCTTCGCGAAACCGTCCGCCGCAGGGGCAAGACGGGGATTGTCGACCTGAAGGTTGAAACCCGCTTCGATCCGGCGGACTGGGCCGCATACGAGCGCATTTACGGCCTGTCGTGGAAACCGGAGGAAGGAAGCCCCGCGTTCCTGCGCAAGTTCGCCCGGGAAGAGGGAACGGCAGGCCGCCTTCGCCTTGGCCTTGCCAGCATCGACGGCACGCCGGTTGCCGCGCAAATGTGGACCGTGGAAGGCGGGACTGCCTTCATCCACAAACTGGCGCATGACGAGGCTTTCAGGAAGCATTCCCCCGGCACACTGTTGAGCCACGCGCTGTTTCGCCACGTTATTGACCGGGACAATGTTGCGGAAATCGACTTTGGAACGGGCGATGATCCCTACAAGCGCGACTGGATGGAGGACGTGCGCCTGCGCTGGCGCCTCGACGCCTATCGCCTTGCCGCGCCGCGCCAGTGGCCGTCGCTGGGCAAGGCCCTTGCGCGCCGGATGCTTCGTTCGCACCCTCTTGTCTCGTCTCAATCGCGCGGTTAAGGCGCCCCGCACTGGTGGAAACGACAGGAAATCGCCCCGCGTGAGCAGTCTTGCCAACGATACCGATACCGTCCTGCGCGCAATCCTGCGCGACGTGCTTGGCCTTTCAGAAGACCAGGTAAAGGGCTTCGACAACGATACCGGCCTGTTCGGCGCCTTGCCCGAGCTAGACTCGATGGCGGTCGCCGGCCTCCTTACCGAAATGGAGGACCGGCTCGATATCATGATCGAAGATGACGAAGTCGACGGCGAAATGCTGGAAACCTACGGCAACCTGCTGACATTCGCAGAGGCA contains:
- a CDS encoding XrtA/PEP-CTERM system-associated ATPase: MYDDFYGFSGRPFQLTPDPEFYFESNTHRKALSYLGYGLAQGEGFIVITGEVGAGKSTLAAHLMATVDRQRLTIARIVTSALDGEELIHVAAHAFGLDVAGHDKAAALATIEAFLQEEARAGRRCLLVVDEAQNLSFGALEELRMLSNFQLGAHPLLQLLLLGQPEFREHLRTSPDLEQLRQRVIANHHLTGMDAAEVGAYVEHRLRCVGWDGERPSFDRALFDDLSDASAGIPRRINQIVNRLLLMGEIENSAHLDREMLAAVLADMSADAPTAPEEPEAARVLAEMDVADGAPVQTVEAGRAAIEEALASRDEQISELQQAVIELAEMKGTANAADRPDDDEILEALGEAARRIASLEARVDEQEQMLRHTLTMLIEWFEGEDPQRAAA
- a CDS encoding preprotein translocase subunit YajC encodes the protein MRTIASLARHAVLAGAALAVLAPLSAFAQQLEYDLGGGASSSAGAERTAREAGHGGAIGASGARTTVTPYLEVTQNLTTDLKHGGDVLTYTSVAAGADASISGRNTEGAVSVRYERRFGESGNLADSDTVSGLARVRHDVVPRTLSIEAGGMAARTRVEASGAGTLNPVAVNDAVSQVWSAYAGPSLTTHAGDVAINGSYMAGYTKVGSPHVQVAQGQAPVDIFDHSVTQSAQLSAGVRPGTVLPVGLTGTAGYNREDISNLDQRVTDFHARADMTVPLTYDFAVVAGIGYEDVQVSSRDAVRDANGNPVIGADGRYVTDGSAPRVIAYDTSGLIWDAGVVWRPSRRTALQAYVGRRYGTTTYWGSLSYIPDSRSSLNVAVYDGISGFGGQVGNAIRALPTDFEVSRDPFNGNIDGCAIGSTGGSCVNGALSSLAGSVFRARGVSATYGHRVGRMRVGIGVGYNHRKYIAAPGTVLAVANGTVDESWYVNAGLSGPIDRVSSFSTSLYANWFKSGQSSLGDATVVGANASYFRNLTDRLIATAAVGVDGVDRRVVQDELYGSALLGLRYNF
- a CDS encoding AAA family ATPase, producing MTEHSRIPLPGERASLIERASKGIDLSAIQRPHLPPELQRRAPASPAPAEPAQPAPTQAQVGDVPTVPADVTAADEKTFDPPLRPFSGPYHPVDRLHLREQCLIEPEGQVTGVLEEFRIVKRQLLLAAAESRAGIGPDRGERILVCSAHAGEGKTFCSVNLALSMAAEKDTQVLLVDADFAKPSVLSTLGLPGGPGFMDALADPCIAVEDCILGTDIPGLWVLPAGNSTGSDTEFLASSRTEIVLDRLSAQAPNRIMIFDSPPALAASPASELAMHVGQAVMVVRADRTGEAALRDALGILSGCEDIKLLLNCTKFSPTGRRFGSYYGYKE
- a CDS encoding XrtA system polysaccharide chain length determinant, with product MNGIYEEVRIALHGIWQRRWLALAIAWIVCLLGWAAVALVPNSYESKARIFVQIDNVLADQIGISQGDRRRDIDRVRQTLTSSVNLEKVIRGTRLGDTITNDKQMESAVQGLAKQIKVVSQQDNLFEITATAGYGQFGDVQNAKLAQDIVQKMIDIFREENLSGGRGEMNSTLSFMDQQLADRQKDLEAAEQKREAFEAKNSDLLPGTGSLSARLETSRSQLTEVEANLVAAQSALASINGQIAGTPQTIVTPGAQGGPAGALAQAQSQLLADKARGLTDDHPDVVALKAQIGSLKKQVAAEGNRTYGTPNPAYTSLQSIKADREASVAALSARKQTLQQDIASMEAKQYSEPAVAAEAARINRDYSVLKDQYDKLLRDREALRLRGQVENERDAVKFDVIDPPTTPRTPVAPDRPLLLALVLVIGLGAGGGAAFALGQARSTFATTGQLERATGLQVLGQVSESLTRAARAQRVKHLKWFAGGTAGLAGVFVLLLALEFMKRGMVA
- a CDS encoding XrtA/PEP-CTERM system exopolysaccharide export protein; the protein is MNARFPKLLAGTATLSLALSGCAGMGSAPELPPASFVSMQEQPGEEYRIGPLDELTIFVWRNPELGAKVQVRPDGRITTPLITDMPAVGKTPSMLAEDIKLQLSQYIEQPIVSVIVDKFAGTFSQQVRIVGATEKPASIPYRANMTLLDAMIAVGGLSEYAAGNKARLIRFDKTTGKQKEYNVRISDLLRKGDSKANVLLQPGDVIIIPESMF
- a CDS encoding pyridoxal-dependent decarboxylase, exosortase A system-associated, whose translation is MKPIGPIPAGYAALDGELAIGGKKASELVEIAGRTPLFIYSRNLLTHRIAQLRAAMPERLALHYAVKANPFGPVLEHLAPLVDGFDIASGGELEMAGAAGIDPRRISFAGPGKRDAELEAAISRGVTLNLESEGEAARALAIGERLGIAPRLAIRVNPSFDLKGSGMKMGGGAKPFGIDAERVPALARDIIASGAEWRGFHIFAGSQALSAEAIIDTQAQTLTLAADLAVASGAPLPHCNLGGGFGIPYFPGDEPLDIAAVGDALSRKLADLPEILRETQFCIELGRYIAGEAGVYLCRIVDRKVSHGETYLVTDGGLHHQLAASGNFGTVVRRNYPVAIATRFDAPVEEEANVVGCLCTPLDRLADKAGFPRAEVGDLVAVFCAGAYGASASPAMFLGQGPAAEILV
- a CDS encoding acyl-CoA ligase (AMP-forming), exosortase A system-associated; its protein translation is MSADPEPTVLPLDHLALRGDPDADALVLRDRVLSYKELNRRIGALAAWLCAQVPDPGARIATWLPKTEIACLMPLAAVRAGLVHVPVNPLLKRAQVAHIIGDCGAAMLVSNKARLATLEAGDAAQAIVVEEGEARNAVDAATEILPPSGETADRLAAILYTSGSTGRPKGVMLSNANLWLGAASVAGYLGVGPHDRTLAVLPFAFDYGQNQLLSTWYAGGAVVPLDYLMPRDVVKAVAKHAITTLAAVPPLWVQLVEQDWPQDAAGSLRRLTNSGGALTPDLVRALRTLFPAADLYPMYGLTEAFRSTYLDPSLVDTHPTSIGKAIPFAEIMVVADSGKEAAPGEEGELVHAGPLVAQGYWQDAERTAERFRPAPPWSRHGGLAVWSGDRVRRDGDGLLYFVGRRDAMIKTSGNRVSPQEVEDAAVATGLVAEAVAIGVADPALGQAIHLVARASGDPAKAEAGLVPALTRMLPNFMVPRMVHWRQAMPIGPNGKIDRVALAAQLREQVNA
- a CDS encoding GNAT family N-acetyltransferase, which translates into the protein MNGIVYHADLNEAQRRNGLCPTGSSPFERLEWFALLSRECLAAHPPLLAIARDGERWAALPLMETGARQLSGLANWYSFFLRPLGDRSLLPAIARDLASRADRITLAPLPQDDANALASAFGHAGWFAQLEPCDSNHFLDIGGRTFDEYWASRPGRLRETVRRRGKTGIVDLKVETRFDPADWAAYERIYGLSWKPEEGSPAFLRKFAREEGTAGRLRLGLASIDGTPVAAQMWTVEGGTAFIHKLAHDEAFRKHSPGTLLSHALFRHVIDRDNVAEIDFGTGDDPYKRDWMEDVRLRWRLDAYRLAAPRQWPSLGKALARRMLRSHPLVSSQSRG
- a CDS encoding acyl carrier protein; translated protein: MSSLANDTDTVLRAILRDVLGLSEDQVKGFDNDTGLFGALPELDSMAVAGLLTEMEDRLDIMIEDDEVDGEMLETYGNLLTFAEAKRAA